A DNA window from Vicinamibacterales bacterium contains the following coding sequences:
- a CDS encoding ferritin-like domain-containing protein yields MKTLSDAFHHTLQDVYFAEHAITKALPNVISAVSSKDLKTALEHHLEETRGQIEALARVFESVGEEPSGEKCDAIEGLIKECDGVIDDAKGAAARNAAVIGCCQAIEHYEIARYGTLREWAKALGHTEAHELLTGILDQEKKANHTLTHLAVTSVNKA; encoded by the coding sequence ATGAAGACGCTGAGCGACGCATTCCACCACACCCTGCAGGACGTCTACTTCGCCGAGCACGCCATCACCAAGGCGCTGCCGAACGTGATCTCGGCCGTGTCGTCCAAGGACCTCAAGACCGCGCTCGAGCACCACCTGGAGGAGACGCGCGGCCAGATCGAGGCGCTCGCTCGCGTGTTCGAGTCGGTCGGCGAGGAGCCGTCCGGCGAGAAGTGCGACGCCATCGAAGGCCTCATCAAGGAGTGCGACGGCGTCATCGACGACGCCAAGGGCGCGGCGGCCAGGAACGCCGCCGTGATCGGCTGCTGCCAGGCGATCGAGCACTACGAGATCGCCCGCTACGGCACGCTGCGCGAGTGGGCGAAGGCGCTCGGCCACACGGAGGCCCACGAGCTCCTGACCGGCATTCTCGACCAGGAGAAGAAGGCCAACCACACGCTGACGCATCTCGCGGTGACGTCGGTCAACAAGGCCTGA